In Heliangelus exortis chromosome 3, bHelExo1.hap1, whole genome shotgun sequence, the genomic stretch ATCAAACTCCTTCACCtgccagaaaacaaacaaaaaaaaggcttcaATTAGGACACCAGAAGGGAAACCaggctgctggaaaacaaaaacaacaacaaaaaaaaatcatcctgcaGTTCTTGAAGTGCAGGTTTCTAAAACGTCTTgttgcagagggaaaaaaaaaattgcattaaaacGAGATCTATCGATCCAAAAACACAGAGAGCACTTCAAGCCACTGTAAAACACCCCAAGGAGTTGGAGCACAACCAGGCAGGATCTTTGCTTAGCTGGCAGTGACAGACTGATAGTTCCAAAGTATTAAATTAGGGATTGGCTGGAAGCAGCCCTGGTTCAGCAGAGCCCCCTGCCCGGTGCTTTGCTCAGCACTGAGAGCTCAGGCAACCCCGGACCCACCCTTTAGCAGCGTGCACaccccaaaaaaagagaagaaagggaaaacccCAGCCATGAGTGCATCCTGGGGACTTTGGGACTACTCACTGCCTCGGTGTATGCCTCACTGTTCTGCTCCTCGTGGGCTTCCAGCAGTTTCTAggaaaacaccaggaaaaatcAGACCCTGTCCCATTACTGGGTGTTCCCCAGAGCATCTCAGAGGTACCCTCAGCACCCacatctccagcagcagcaccctggcagCCTTCTCAAACCACCTGCCaccaacacaaaaccagttGGGGttgctggtttgggttgttttgtttggtttttttaagctacCCAGAACAGTcatcctgcagctgcctccaggGTGAAGCAAGAGGAGGCTGGGGCCCTGCAGAATGTCTGAGCCCAGCTGTGGCactgcctgctccccagccctgccaccacTCACTTTCAGTAGTTTGCACTCCCGTGAGTCTGTGAACGCAGGGAACATCTCTTCATACTTCTCAAGTGCAAGCTGGAAGAGAGAAGTCAGCCCTGGGGCTCATTTTCATACAGCCACAGAGTCAATCAGCCCAAAAAGGACccctctgagatcatcaagtgtcccccccagcccagggtgctcagtgccacatccaggctcttttgaaatatctccagggatggagaatccaccccttccctgggcagcccattccaatggctgagcaccctctctgcaaagaatcttttcctaatatccaacctaaacctcccctggcagagcttcagctttagcttttaggttggatattaggaaaaaattctttagtctgtgccctcttatcctactgatatctgcctgacccccccctggctccaacctcctttcagggagttgtagagagtgatgaggtctcccctgagcctccagcctcaacacccccagctccctcagcccttcctcacaggattaAAACCAATTTCCTTTCTTACTGCAGCTTCCTTTTCCACCCACATCCTAGAACAGCAAACCCCATCCCAGCAAATCCCTGGGTGTGCAGGAAGTGCCCCAGGGGGCTGCAGAAAGTTTGGGgtcccagccctgagcccctcACCTTGGCATTCAGCTCATCCACAATGAAGtggcacagagcagctttgAAGAAATACTCCTTGGCACTGTACTTGAGCAGAGGGTTGTCCATGGTGTTTGTCCCCACCTAGGCACAAGCAGAGCTCCTTAAAGGGGTCAGGGATgaaaccccccacccccaacccctaAGAACCCACCCGAGAAGAGGAGGGATGGGTAAAACCCCACCCAGCACCACGGGGCTGCCTGTGAtagacaggctggagggaaaggTCTGTGCAAAAAAATATTGGGAAGGAAATATTCTGCCAAACCCAGCTGTAAATACCATGAAAAGGGTGAGTAGTGATTCCCCTTTCAGCCTTTCCCAGAAAGGGCAGAAATCAGGGATAAAAATTCCCTCGGTGACTTAAAGCAACTCTTAAAAGCCCCGAAGCAAACCTCGCCTCCTACAGACATCCTCAGCCCCAAAATAAGGAGGATTTGGAGCCTCTAGGCCTGGGCAGCTCGAGGAGCCCGACACACTgacctgcttttccttttccagaggtttttccctggggagcagcactCAGCTCCCCTCCTCACCTGCTCGTAGATCTCGATGGCCTTGGGGTACTGCTCCAGCTGGGCAGCGTAGGCAGCCACCTTCAGCAGACACTTGTTGGCTGAGCTGCAACCAGCACCGGGGGAAAGTCAGGGATTGTGTCCTGGGGAAACACAACTCCAGGCCCTGGCACCTCCAGGCACTGCCTGCACCCCTCAGCCTGCACAAAACCAGGGCCCAGAACCTGCGGATCGGGggaatttcctttttattgtcCCAAGGGAATGGAGAGGGCGAGGCAGGAGGGttcccagctcagcacagacctggggctgctcttccctccccctgTGCTTTCTCTGCCCCCGGAATGGGAACACCAAACCAGGAGAAtctcccacagcagccccagcaggacctgggggtccctgcccaGTGCATCTCAGAAGTGACACCCCAAGCCCCACTTGCCTGTTGGACTCCTCTCCTTTGTAGTAGTCTGCAGCCTGCTCGTAGTGTGCAATGGCCTGGGGACAGAGTGACACTGCTCAGGTGACATTTAGGGACAGAGCCACCACCTCCAACAAAACTTTTCCCACCTCAGAGGTGGTCCAGGCATGAGGCTGCCCTTGGAAACTGGGCTGAGAGCTCCTGAAAAATCCCCAGCAGGGGTTTGATCCCAGTGTCTCTGGCTCTGGAGGTGACGCCACCAACACCTGGACCTGGGGCTCCCAGCAGGTTTGTCCCCAGCCAAGGAATCACCTCTGGGAACAGCCCCAACACAGTGGGACTGAGGTGGGGCTGAGGATGGAgaggcagcactggggctgctgaggagcaggtcTAGAAAATTCCAGTACCTGGAAACCAGGTATTTGTGCCCTGCAAGCTGCTCAGGGCCTTGGGTTATGGGAGTGAGAGAGGGGGAGTGCTGAGCTGTGAGCTCAAGGGAACAGCAGCATCCTTTGGGAACACCAGGACACAGCCACACCACTGCCCCCCAAGGGCTTCCTCAGGTGTCAAACACAACTGCAGCACAGAAGGCTTCTCCCCTGGGGGGTTCTGCTCAGCAGAGGGGCTCACAGGAGCTGggacagccccagcagagccccgTGCTGGGAAAATCCCCACTCACTTCATGGGGAAGGTGAATTCCCCACCCTCACCTTCTCAATGTCCACCAGCTCAGCCTCGTAGATCTCAGCAATGGTGATGTGGTGCTTGGCAGCGATGGTGAAACGGCcctggggagggcagagagggggtgagggctggggatgccccccaggaccccccagagccccccaggacccagcagagccccccagggccccccagagccccccaggacccagcagcccagctccttaCCATGTCAGTGTAGATATCAATGGCTGCATTTAAGCAGTTGATGGCCTCTGGGGGGGTGTTCAGGAGAAACAACAAAATCAGCCAGCACGTCACAATTCCCAGCCCAACATCCCCccccagacaaaaaaaaaagaaaaaaaaagccccaaaaaaatcaccttACTCTTCATCAGACCACACACCAGCTACTCAAATACCTACCCACACCTTTGGGTCTGTCTGACACTAAAACTTTCCACCCCCCTAAGGCCCTACAGCTGCCATGGGACCTTAGGGATCCTCTAAAGGGTCCTGGGGTCCCCCCCTGGTTTTGTGTCTGCAGATTGAGTCCCAACTCATCAGGTCCCAGCACCTGGGTTACTGACAGGTGACTGCCACAAATGGGGACAGGCAGAACACACCCCTGTACCCTGGAGTTTGCCTGGCTGCAACCCCAAAGGGAGCAAACTGCAAAATCCCAAcctcaggagcaggcaggagctgccatcTGCTGGGAATTTGGGGTTTTCCAGGTACAACACAGCAACATCAGcctccaggcagctccaggcACAGGAGAGCAGGGGTAACACTGCTGGGTGAGTgggtttggttgggttgggtgtgttgggttggttggttgggctggttgggttggttgggttggttgggttgggttgggttgggttggttgggttggttgggttggttgggttgggttggttgggttgggttggttgggttgggttggttgggttgggttggttgggttgggttggttgggttggttggttgggctggttggttgggttggttggttgggttggttggttgggttggttggctggttgggctggttggttggttagttgGTTAGTTGGTTAGTTTGCTTCCAAACACTCCACCAGGGTAAGGGCAATCAGGGTTCTTCcaggcagccacagccctgctcttCATGACCAGATTCTTTTTAATCCTCATTCTTTTTAACCCCAGAACCTGTCTCCtcccccagagctctgcctgttCTCCTCCCGCAGACCCCAGACCCACCCGAATCATTCTGCAAGCAGCCAGAGCACCCCCCAGGTGGAGCAAACCCAGGACTGAAGCTGCCCAGGGGCAGCCCCCGAGCCAGAGCCCCCatcccccccgtccccccctaCCTTGGGGATCTGCTTTCTTGTAGGCATTCCCTGCATCCACGAAGCTGGTGGCCGAGTCGtgcttgctctgcagctgcatgtGGAGCTTGGCTGCCTGGCAGAAGGCattccctgcagctgggggagATTTCACCTTCACCAGAGGATGATGCCCAGGTGCTGCCGGGTCCCCCCAACACCAgccaccccccccttcccttcccttccctcccccccggGGCAGGGGCTGCGCTCACCGCTCCAGTTCTTGGCGATCTTGAACATGTTGGCAGCCCTGGTGTACATCTCACaggcttcctccaccctggtgTTACCCCTGCAAGGCACAAAGAGCCCCAAAACACCAGCCCTGAGCTGAGGACGgagcttggggggggggggctgcagccccctgtGCTCAGGACATGTGGCCCCCTGCCCCGAATTTTCAAGCAGAAGGAGAGCATCACCCTGGGCAGGGGTACAGCTGGATCTGGGGGGACCAGgagccaggagggagcagaCACAAAATCACCAAACCCTTCCTAGCAGGAGGACACCAAACCTCCTGCTGCATgaagcagagccaggagagcagagggaaaccCTCCCctgaaatgacagcaaaaaGTTTGGGAATGTTCCCCAAGAATTGGGAGCCCGGAGCGAGcccccccccctctgctctgaTGGGGTCCCTGGCCCAGCTTTTTGGGGCAGGATCAGCTGGTTCTGACTGACCCAGGGAAGGACAAACCATGAGAATTATCAGCAGGATTTTTTGTTCccctctgctggcagcagccacctTCCCTTTCGAAGCACAGGAAGGGTTTTTTGGATCATTCTTCAGCTCCTGAGAGCCACTGCAGCCCAAGGTAACACTACACCCTCTGAGGCATCCAAAACCCGGTGGGTTTCAGCTTTTTagcctcaaaaataaaaataaagcactcGGGCAAGTTAATGGAGCTCCTCAGGAAACAGCCAGGCTGCCAATGAGGCTTTTGGCCTGGGCACCCCCTGGCACCAGGAGGATGCCAAGAGCCCCACCACCTTTCTCTGccacttttaaaaacaaaaaaaaattatttttttattattttaaattttttgtgtctatttttaggccaagaaaatgaaaattttgccTCTGGAAACCTCTGCTGGTTCATTCCCAGGATTTTCAGCAATTGGCTGCCCGGATTATGCCCCTGGAGCAGGTCCTGCCCCATTCATCTGCCAGGGGCCGGGGAggaatttatttataaaacttCTGCCCTCAGGGCTGCAGGCACTCGATTTCTCTGGGCTGGCTTTAAAATCATCCAGGCCTCCCCcgatgctcttttttttttaaaaaaaaaacaaacaaccaaacacatAACCCCCAAAAGAGCCAGGCAGAGGCAAAGCTGGAGGTGGCCAGTCCTGCCGGCTTTGCAGAGCCTTCCAAGAATATCCACTTTTTTTGCACCAAAAAGGAAGCTCTGTCATtcctgggggatgagggggggggggaaatcacCCCCATCCCTCCGGAGGGTGGGGACAAAGTCACCCGAGCTGCCaaagggctgcaggaggaggagaaggagggggggtCCAGCCCCAGGGGAGCCCCCGGTGCCGCAGGATGCTCCGGGACATCCcccgggggggtggggacacggggggatCCCCAAGCTCCAGAGCCCGGTGGGATGCACTGGACCCCCCCCTCTTTTAGCACCCCCCGGCCCTAAGGCAGCCCACACCCCCCCGGAGGCTGGGGGAGACCCTCACCCACGAGTGGAGGGGGACACACAGCCCCGGGGGGTGGGCAGAGCACCCACGGGTGGGTCGGGGGGGGCAGGACCTGACCCTGCGTGCCCCCACCCACAGGGCCCGGGAGCCCTTCCCGCACCCTCCTTTtgcaaacaccccccccccccccctccggaCCCCCCCTCTTTACAACGAGCTCTgttgcagccccctcccctctttttgCCACCCTCCCCTCCACACACTGCTCCCCTGCTTTGGGCAACCCACGGACCCCCCCTCACCACCCCCTTTTTCCAAGCACCTCCCGGTTTTgcaacaccccctccccccgtAACCTCCCCGCTCTCGTAACCGCCCCTTTTTTCCAaaccccccctttttttgcACCCCCTTTGTTTTGTAACCCCCCTTCCTACAACCTCCCCTCCGCATCCCCCTTTTGCCACCCCTCACACCCCCTCTTTACAACCCCAGCCCTCCCGCACCctttgccccctcccccccgcactcgtcccctcccccccgcactctttccctcccccccccccgcaccctTTGCCCCGCTCACCCGAAGAGCCCCCGCAGGAAGGAGTGCGAGCCCTTCACCCGCTTCTCCGCCTCCGCCATCAGCTGCACGGCCTCACGCTCCTTCCCCGCACTGTCCATCCTGCGGCctccgctgctgctgctgctcctgctgctgctgttgttgctgcttcctcctcttcctcctcctcttcctcttcctcctccgcACCGCCGGGCGCGTGCACGGGGGGGTGGGCGGGGCCTGCGCGCGAGCAGTCGCGGGGGGGGCGGTGCCGGGGGAGGAGGTGCGGGAGGGGCGGGGAGGgcggggagaggaggaggagcgggGGGTGCGGTGcggggaggggctgggggaggcgGTGCGGGGAGGGGCGGtgcggggaggggagggcagggaggggcggggaggggctgggggaggcgGTGCGGGGAGGGGCGGtgcggggaggggagggcagggaggggcggggaggggctgggggaggcgGTGCGGGAGGGGAGGAGtgcggggaggggagggcaaggaggggcggggcggggaggggaagGGTGGTGCGGGAGGGGTGGGGTGCGGGAAGGGGCAGTACAGGGAGGGGATAGGGGAGGCGGTGCGGGGAGGACAGGGAGGGGCGGGGAGGGCGGGGAGGGGACGCGACAGGATGGGTGGGGTGCGGGGAGGGGCAGTGCGGGGAGGGGTCTGTGATTCCCGGTGCCCGGTGCGGGATTCAGGCGGCGAGGTGCAGCGTGCAGGGCACACGGGGCACGGGTCCTGGgacagggcacaggggacaagggacagggggctgggggcggggGGGTCTTGCTGCCAGACACGGGGTGCAGGGTTCGTGCTGCGGGGGGCATGGGCCTGGGCTCACCTTGTAACCTGAACCCTGCGGGATTCTCGTTGCAGGACACGAGGTGCTTGATGCGTGATCCACAGTGTAACGAGTGCGGGATTCATGTTGCACAGCGAGGGATTCGTGCTGCCAGGCACACGGTGCGTGCTCTGTGATTCACCTTGAAACGTGCACCTGGCATCAGTCACGTTGCAGGGTGCATGATTCATGTCGTGACACATGGTGCATGGTTTGTGCTGCAGGGTGCATGGTGCACGTTGCATGATTCATGTCACAAGACACAAGATCCATGGTTTGTGTTGCAGGGTGCATGGTGCATGGCCCAGGACTCACCTTGCACCATGCACCTTGCACGAATCACGTTGCACGTTGCATGATTCACGTTGCATCTTGCATTATTCACGTTGCAAGATGCATGATGCAGGGTTCATGTTGCACGTTGCATGATTCATGTTGCCAGACACACGGTGCACGGGTTGTGTTGCAGGATGCAGGATGCATGGCATGCCCATGAGTCACCTTGCAACATACAAGTTGCATGATTCCCGTTGCATGTTGCATGATTCATGTTGCACAGGCCCTGGTTCATGTTGCAAGGTGCACGATGCAGTTTATGTTGCAGGATGCATGGTGCATGGCCCACGATTCACCTTGCACCATGCACCCTGCGTGATTCACGTTGCAGGATGCCCGGTTCAGGTGGCAAGAGGTGCCCAGCGGGTGCTGCGTGTTGCAGGGTCCCTCGTGCCTGGTGCAGGATTCCTGGTGCACAGCCCATGATCCACGTTGCACTTCCCACGTCACGCTGCAGCCTGCATGGTGCAGGATTCCTGGTGCAGGGTGCATGGCCCAAGGCCCGGGTTGGTGCTGCAGGGTGTCTGAAGGGTGCAAGGTGTGTGCACAGCTCATGTTGCAGCATCCATGAAGCACCACGAGGGATTTCTGGCACACGGGACggggctcctgctgcaggggTGTTACAAATGAGCGAGGCTCAGTgttctgttaatggtttaattaacTAATGAAGTtgaaattgcagtgagcaaaGCAGCGCTGGGTGCTTGGGGAGTCTCTGctccactcacacacacacctctaAAACTCTAAAATTACCTTATATCGATTGCAGttctatgaatattaaaaaggggTGGGTTTGCACACAGATTCATAGGGGTTACATCCTGTTATTACAATATTCATGACAGGGGGGCTGGGCAGAGTCTGGGTGGAGTCCTCTCTTGGGGAGATATCGGGGTCCTCGGGGGGTTTTTAGATGAAGTAAGAAGTTTTCCTCAAACTTAAACCCTTTACCCTTCTTGTTTTCGCTGAATTATTATcttgttacagagcaaaattagacCCTGGccatattttttcccttttctgctggttgtggcattttGATGTTGTCTCTGTGCAGATTTCACCTTCTTTCGGTGCCTCGTTAGCCTTGGCAGGGccttgttttaaaaactaattaattATCGTGGAGACAGAAGTTCGTCTCCTTAAGGCCTTGTGTTGCTTCCACTGTTCTTgtggaaaattacatgtttCAATTGCCTTGCTTAGCCCCATATctgcttctttctcagtttaccTCTGGATTTGTCcggttaggaatacaaattcataaACACACGTTACCATCATTTGTTACAGGGGGTGCAGCAGGAGGCTGCCAGGATGGATCCTAAACCCAAGGAGGGGCAGTGCAGGAGGGGGATGTTCCTATAGCTGTGCTGCCCTcacaagtgggaaaaaaaataattataaaggTGGATTTGTCCTGGAAGTGTCCGTAGCCCGCAGGAAATGGGCTGGGAGTGCTTCaaccaggaggcagagggagcaggatCCAGGTCCAGAAGATGCACGGTgggctgggaagaaggaaaagccaagctctgcccagcctgaaggaggttttggggtgaatTTACCCCAGC encodes the following:
- the NAPB gene encoding beta-soluble NSF attachment protein gives rise to the protein MDSAGKEREAVQLMAEAEKRVKGSHSFLRGLFGGNTRVEEACEMYTRAANMFKIAKNWSAAGNAFCQAAKLHMQLQSKHDSATSFVDAGNAYKKADPQEAINCLNAAIDIYTDMGRFTIAAKHHITIAEIYEAELVDIEKAIAHYEQAADYYKGEESNSSANKCLLKVAAYAAQLEQYPKAIEIYEQVGTNTMDNPLLKYSAKEYFFKAALCHFIVDELNAKLALEKYEEMFPAFTDSRECKLLKKLLEAHEEQNSEAYTEAVKEFDSISRLDQWLTTMLLRIKKSIQGEGDGDLK